One Streptomyces sp. P9-A2 DNA window includes the following coding sequences:
- a CDS encoding ABC transporter permease, with amino-acid sequence MATVTAAAPRAGERPGLLGRAAVRKLLLLAAAAVVLVPFAAARWASGGWPEALTVDVSGPLADASDWIIDNRDSHPLFLHFFGHVSNVVVLAVRAVYLALLAVGWAGVTAVAGLVAWRVAGLRLALGTAVAFLACGLLGMWVPTMQTLALMVVAVAASVVLGALLGLAAGLSDRLDRVLRPVLDTMQVFPAFAYLLPVVLVFGIGVPAAVLATVIYAAPPMARLTSLGLRGADKEVLEAVESLGAGARQRLLTARIPLARRELLLGLNQTIMMALSMAVIASVIGAGGLGDRVYQALASVDVGAALAAGIPIVLLAVVLDRVTAAAGANTDGTPRPRTHWLYVVAGATAVAVAGRLADRLEWPDGWVVAIAGPVNRAVDWMTDHLYSGVPVVGGTADWAARFTTWVLDPVRDGLQWLPWWSVLLVVAALAWLIGTWRTALTAVLAMAAIGVLGVWNPSLDTLSQVLAAVAVTLVIGFATGAAAARSDRVDRLLRPVLDVFQTMPQFVYLIPVVALFGVGRAPAAAAAIVYALPAVVRITAQGLRQVDPAALESARSLGATSAQQLRQVQLPLARPALLLAVNQGVVLVLAVVIIGGMVGGGALGYDVVFGLAQGDLATGLVAGAAIVCLGLMLDRVTQPTERRAKKGA; translated from the coding sequence ATGGCGACCGTCACCGCCGCCGCCCCCCGGGCCGGCGAGCGGCCGGGCCTGCTCGGACGTGCCGCCGTGCGCAAGCTTCTGCTGCTCGCCGCGGCCGCCGTGGTCCTCGTCCCGTTCGCCGCGGCCCGCTGGGCGAGTGGCGGCTGGCCCGAGGCGCTGACCGTCGACGTCTCCGGACCGCTGGCCGACGCCAGCGACTGGATCATCGACAACCGGGATTCCCACCCCCTCTTCCTCCACTTCTTCGGCCACGTCAGCAACGTCGTCGTCCTCGCCGTACGAGCCGTCTACCTCGCCCTCCTCGCCGTCGGATGGGCGGGAGTGACCGCCGTCGCCGGGCTGGTCGCCTGGCGGGTCGCGGGCCTGCGGCTCGCGCTCGGCACCGCTGTCGCATTCCTCGCCTGCGGTCTGCTGGGCATGTGGGTGCCCACCATGCAGACGCTCGCCCTGATGGTGGTCGCGGTCGCCGCGTCCGTCGTCCTCGGCGCGTTGCTGGGACTCGCCGCCGGACTCTCCGACCGCCTGGACCGCGTTCTGCGCCCGGTGCTGGACACCATGCAGGTGTTCCCCGCCTTCGCCTACCTCCTGCCGGTCGTGCTGGTGTTCGGGATCGGTGTCCCCGCCGCCGTCCTGGCCACCGTGATCTACGCCGCGCCGCCCATGGCCCGGCTGACCTCGCTCGGCCTGCGCGGCGCCGACAAGGAGGTGCTGGAGGCCGTCGAGTCGCTCGGCGCCGGTGCCCGTCAGCGCCTGCTGACCGCCCGCATCCCGCTGGCCCGCAGGGAACTCCTCCTCGGCCTCAACCAGACGATCATGATGGCGCTGTCCATGGCCGTCATCGCCTCGGTGATCGGCGCGGGCGGCCTCGGCGACCGCGTCTACCAGGCGCTGGCCTCCGTCGACGTCGGCGCGGCCCTCGCCGCCGGCATCCCGATCGTGCTCCTCGCCGTCGTCCTGGACCGCGTCACCGCCGCGGCCGGGGCGAACACCGACGGGACACCCCGGCCCCGTACGCACTGGCTGTACGTCGTGGCCGGCGCCACGGCCGTCGCGGTCGCCGGACGTCTGGCGGACCGGCTGGAGTGGCCGGACGGGTGGGTCGTCGCGATCGCCGGACCGGTCAACCGGGCCGTCGACTGGATGACCGACCACCTCTACTCGGGTGTCCCCGTCGTCGGCGGCACCGCCGACTGGGCCGCCCGCTTCACCACCTGGGTGCTCGACCCGGTGCGGGACGGACTGCAGTGGCTGCCCTGGTGGTCGGTGCTGCTCGTCGTCGCCGCCCTGGCCTGGCTGATCGGCACCTGGCGCACCGCGCTCACCGCCGTCCTCGCCATGGCCGCCATCGGGGTGCTCGGGGTGTGGAACCCGTCCCTCGACACGCTCTCCCAGGTCCTCGCGGCCGTCGCCGTCACCCTTGTCATCGGCTTCGCGACGGGTGCCGCCGCGGCACGCAGCGACCGCGTCGATCGTCTGCTGCGGCCCGTGCTGGACGTGTTCCAGACGATGCCGCAGTTCGTGTACCTGATCCCGGTCGTCGCCCTGTTCGGCGTCGGCCGCGCCCCCGCCGCCGCCGCGGCCATCGTCTACGCGCTGCCGGCCGTCGTCCGTATCACCGCGCAGGGGCTGCGCCAGGTCGACCCGGCGGCCCTGGAGTCGGCCCGCTCGCTCGGCGCGACCAGTGCCCAGCAGTTGCGCCAGGTCCAGCTCCCGCTGGCCCGCCCGGCGCTGCTCCTCGCCGTCAACCAGGGCGTGGTCCTGGTCCTCGCCGTCGTCATCATCGGCGGCATGGTCGGCGGTGGCGCACTCGGTTACGACGTCGTCTTCGGCCTCGCCCAGGGCGACCTGGCGACCGGCCTGGTCGCCGGTGCCGCGATCGTCTGCCTGGGCCTGATGCTCGACCGGGTGACCCAGCCCACCGAACGCCGCGCGAAGAAGGGAGCCTGA
- a CDS encoding quaternary amine ABC transporter ATP-binding protein, with amino-acid sequence MSTATSATPQPSGATADPEGGPPVFSVEGLWKVFGPKAGRVPGDPGLTALDPAELRARTGCTVAVRDVSFDVRKGEVFVVMGLSGSGKSTLVRCLTRLIEPTAGAIAIDGEDVRAMDKARLRALRRHRAAMVFQHFGLLPHRTVLDNVAYGLEIQGMGRAQRRAKAAEVVAKVGLEGMEQRRPAQLSGGQRQRVGLARALAVDPQVLLFDEPFSALDPLIRRDMQEEVIRLHREEGRTMVFITHDLSEALRLGDRIALMRDGRVVQLGTPEEIVGSPADAYVRDFVRDVPREQVLTVRTAMRPASSADEAGSGPAVRPDATVSEAIEAVARAGSPARVLDQGRCVGIVDSAALLSVVAGMGTPAATEPSAGPEPAAAPEPSAGAERPEGAV; translated from the coding sequence ATGAGTACCGCGACCTCTGCGACTCCCCAGCCCTCCGGTGCCACCGCTGACCCGGAGGGCGGCCCGCCCGTCTTCTCCGTCGAAGGACTGTGGAAGGTCTTCGGCCCGAAGGCCGGCCGCGTCCCCGGCGACCCCGGGCTCACCGCACTCGACCCGGCCGAACTGCGCGCCCGCACCGGCTGCACGGTCGCCGTCCGGGACGTGAGCTTCGACGTCCGCAAGGGCGAGGTCTTCGTCGTCATGGGCCTGTCCGGCTCCGGCAAGTCCACGCTGGTGCGCTGTCTGACCCGGCTGATCGAGCCGACCGCGGGCGCCATCGCCATCGACGGCGAGGACGTGCGCGCGATGGACAAGGCACGGCTGCGCGCACTGCGCCGGCACCGGGCCGCCATGGTCTTCCAGCACTTCGGCCTGCTGCCGCACCGCACGGTCCTGGACAACGTGGCCTACGGCCTCGAGATCCAGGGCATGGGCCGGGCGCAGCGGCGCGCGAAGGCCGCCGAGGTCGTCGCCAAGGTGGGCCTGGAAGGCATGGAGCAGCGCAGACCCGCCCAGCTCTCCGGCGGTCAGCGCCAGCGCGTCGGGCTCGCCCGCGCGCTCGCCGTCGACCCCCAGGTGCTGCTGTTCGACGAGCCGTTCAGCGCGCTCGACCCCCTCATCCGGCGCGACATGCAGGAGGAGGTGATCCGGCTGCACCGCGAGGAGGGCCGCACGATGGTCTTCATCACCCACGACCTCAGCGAGGCGCTGAGGCTGGGCGACCGCATCGCCCTGATGCGCGACGGGCGGGTGGTCCAGCTGGGCACCCCCGAGGAGATCGTGGGCTCGCCCGCCGACGCCTACGTCCGCGACTTCGTCCGGGACGTCCCGCGCGAACAGGTCCTCACCGTCCGTACGGCCATGCGCCCGGCCTCGTCGGCGGACGAGGCCGGCAGCGGACCCGCAGTCCGCCCCGACGCCACGGTGTCGGAGGCCATCGAGGCCGTCGCCCGCGCGGGCTCCCCGGCCCGGGTCCTCGACCAGGGCCGCTGTGTGGGAATCGTCGACTCCGCCGCCCTGCTGTCGGTCGTCGCGGGGATGGGGACGCCCGCCGCCACGGAACCGTCCGCCGGACCTGAGCCCGCAGCCGCCCCCGAGCCCTCCGCAGGGGCGGAGCGCCCCGAGGGGGCCGTCTGA
- a CDS encoding GMC family oxidoreductase has product MPDHAHEHAHEHTYDYVVIGGGTAGSVIASRLTENPDVTVAVIEGGPSDVGRDDVLTLRRWMGLLGGELDYDYPTTEQPRGNSHIRHSRARVLGGCSSHNTLIAFKPLPSDWDEWEQAGAQGWGATRMEPYYTRLRNNIVPVDEKDRNAIARDFVDAAQATLGVPRVEGFNKKPFDEGVGFFDLAYHPENNKRSSASVAYLHPVMDERPNLTILLETWAYRLELNGTRAEGVHVRTKDGEEILVRARGEVLLCAGAVDSPRLLLHSGIGPKADLEALGIPVAHDLPGVGENLLDHPESVIVWETDGPIPDNSAMDSDAGLFVRRDPGHAGPDLMFHFYQIPFTDNPERLGYQRPEFGVSMTPNIPKPKSRGRLYLTSADPEVKPALDFRYFTDEDDYDGRTLVDGIRIAREIAKTEPLAHWLKREVAPGPDVTGDEELSEYARKVAHTVYHPAGTCRMGAATDELAVVDPELRIRGMQGIRIADASVFPTMTAVNPMIGVLMVGERAVDLIGGDA; this is encoded by the coding sequence ATGCCAGATCACGCTCACGAACATGCCCACGAACACACGTACGACTATGTCGTCATCGGTGGTGGCACCGCAGGATCCGTCATCGCCTCCCGGCTGACGGAGAACCCCGACGTCACCGTCGCGGTCATCGAGGGCGGTCCCAGTGACGTCGGCCGCGACGACGTACTGACCCTGCGCCGCTGGATGGGCCTGCTCGGCGGCGAGCTGGACTACGACTACCCCACCACCGAGCAGCCGCGCGGCAACTCGCACATCCGGCACAGCCGGGCCCGCGTGCTCGGCGGATGCTCTTCGCACAACACCCTCATCGCGTTCAAGCCGCTCCCGTCCGACTGGGACGAGTGGGAGCAGGCCGGCGCCCAGGGGTGGGGGGCGACGCGGATGGAGCCGTACTACACCCGGCTCAGGAACAACATCGTCCCGGTCGACGAGAAGGACCGGAACGCCATCGCCCGTGACTTCGTCGACGCCGCACAGGCCACACTCGGCGTGCCGCGCGTCGAGGGCTTCAACAAGAAGCCGTTCGACGAGGGCGTCGGCTTCTTCGACCTCGCCTACCACCCGGAGAACAACAAGCGTTCCTCGGCGTCGGTCGCGTATCTGCACCCGGTGATGGACGAACGCCCCAACCTGACGATCCTGCTGGAGACCTGGGCGTACCGGCTGGAACTGAACGGAACCCGCGCCGAGGGCGTCCACGTCCGCACCAAGGACGGAGAGGAGATCCTCGTCCGGGCCCGGGGCGAAGTCCTGCTGTGCGCCGGCGCGGTCGACTCGCCCCGGCTCCTGCTGCACTCCGGTATCGGCCCGAAGGCCGACCTGGAGGCGCTCGGCATACCCGTGGCGCACGACCTTCCCGGTGTCGGCGAGAACCTGCTCGACCACCCCGAGTCGGTGATCGTCTGGGAGACGGACGGGCCCATCCCGGACAACTCCGCGATGGACTCCGACGCCGGCCTGTTCGTGCGCCGGGACCCCGGACACGCGGGACCCGACCTGATGTTCCACTTCTACCAGATCCCGTTCACGGACAATCCGGAGCGACTGGGCTACCAGCGGCCGGAGTTCGGCGTCTCGATGACCCCGAACATCCCCAAGCCGAAGAGCCGCGGCCGGCTCTACCTGACCAGCGCCGACCCGGAGGTCAAGCCCGCGCTGGACTTCCGCTACTTCACCGACGAGGACGACTACGACGGCCGCACCCTCGTCGACGGCATCCGCATCGCCCGCGAGATCGCGAAGACCGAGCCGCTGGCCCACTGGCTCAAGCGCGAGGTGGCTCCCGGCCCCGACGTCACGGGTGACGAGGAGCTGAGCGAGTACGCCCGCAAGGTCGCGCACACCGTCTACCACCCGGCGGGCACCTGCAGGATGGGCGCCGCGACCGACGAACTGGCCGTGGTGGACCCCGAACTGCGGATCCGCGGAATGCAGGGCATCCGGATCGCGGACGCCTCCGTCTTCCCGACCATGACCGCAGTGAACCCGATGATCGGCGTGCTGATGGTCGGCGAGCGGGCCGTCGACCTGATCGGAGGCGATGCGTGA
- a CDS encoding ABC transporter substrate-binding protein, whose protein sequence is MRLRTTSAVAGVSALVLLTGCGAADMTKQASPFANAEGARTVTLSVQSWVGAQANVAVAQYLLEQELGYRVDTVQVDEVPAWDALSQGRVDAILEDWGHPDQEQRYVQDKKTITPGGDLGVTGHIGWFVPTYFAEKHPDITDWKNLNKYADQFRTAESGGKGQLIDGSPAYLTNDKALVKNLKLDFKVVFAGSEAAQITQIQQFAKERKPFLSYWYTPQWLSAKVPMTEVKLPEYEEGCDADPEKVACAYPHTPLQKYLNADFAKDGGDAADFLKKFQWTTEDQNEVSLMIAEQRMAPQEAAEKWVDGNESTWKAWLS, encoded by the coding sequence ATGCGACTTCGTACGACGTCGGCCGTGGCCGGAGTGTCCGCGCTCGTCCTGCTGACCGGCTGCGGCGCCGCCGACATGACCAAGCAGGCATCGCCGTTCGCCAACGCCGAGGGCGCGCGGACGGTCACCCTGTCCGTGCAGTCCTGGGTGGGCGCCCAGGCCAACGTGGCCGTCGCCCAGTACCTGCTGGAGCAGGAACTCGGCTACCGCGTCGACACCGTGCAGGTCGACGAGGTGCCCGCCTGGGACGCGCTCAGCCAGGGCCGGGTCGACGCCATCCTGGAGGACTGGGGTCACCCGGATCAGGAGCAGCGGTACGTCCAGGACAAGAAGACGATCACGCCCGGCGGTGATCTCGGGGTCACCGGGCACATCGGCTGGTTCGTGCCGACGTACTTCGCGGAGAAGCATCCCGACATCACCGACTGGAAGAACCTCAACAAGTACGCCGATCAGTTCCGCACCGCGGAGAGCGGCGGCAAGGGCCAGCTGATAGACGGGTCACCGGCCTACCTCACCAACGACAAGGCGCTGGTGAAGAACCTGAAGCTGGACTTCAAGGTGGTGTTCGCCGGATCGGAGGCCGCGCAGATCACCCAGATCCAGCAGTTCGCCAAGGAGAGGAAACCCTTCCTCAGCTACTGGTACACACCCCAGTGGCTGTCCGCGAAGGTGCCGATGACCGAGGTGAAGCTGCCCGAGTACGAGGAGGGCTGCGACGCCGACCCGGAGAAGGTCGCCTGCGCCTACCCGCACACTCCGCTGCAGAAGTACCTCAACGCGGACTTCGCGAAGGACGGCGGCGACGCGGCGGACTTCCTGAAGAAGTTCCAGTGGACGACCGAGGACCAGAACGAGGTCTCCCTGATGATCGCCGAGCAGCGGATGGCGCCTCAGGAGGCGGCGGAGAAATGGGTGGACGGCAACGAGTCCACCTGGAAGGCCTGGCTGTCCTGA
- a CDS encoding carboxymuconolactone decarboxylase family protein — MGLLGWCARLLRRPVRGIDPKLLELVKIRASQLNHCAFCLDMHSKNALAAGESVERIVQLAAWEESRHFYTAKELAAIELTEAVTVLTGGTSQTKSGGGFVPDEVYGRAAEHFGEAELAHLIAAITVINAWNRFGVTCRLAPGHYRPGSHA, encoded by the coding sequence GTGGGGCTTTTGGGATGGTGTGCACGCCTGCTGCGGCGGCCCGTAAGGGGGATCGACCCGAAGCTGCTCGAGCTGGTGAAGATCCGGGCCTCGCAGCTCAACCACTGTGCCTTCTGCCTGGACATGCACAGCAAAAACGCGCTCGCGGCGGGCGAGAGCGTGGAGCGGATCGTGCAGCTCGCCGCTTGGGAGGAGTCGCGGCACTTCTACACAGCCAAGGAGCTCGCGGCGATCGAGCTGACCGAGGCGGTGACGGTCCTGACTGGGGGCACCTCCCAGACGAAGTCTGGGGGAGGGTTCGTGCCGGACGAGGTGTACGGGCGGGCCGCCGAGCACTTCGGGGAGGCCGAGCTGGCACACCTGATCGCCGCCATCACGGTGATCAACGCCTGGAACCGGTTCGGCGTGACCTGCCGCCTCGCTCCGGGCCACTACCGGCCGGGCTCGCACGCCTGA
- a CDS encoding glutathionylspermidine synthase family protein has translation MERRTIEPRPGWQQTVEEQGLIYPLTLPEPLEADRAAGLPVPDDAWVPYWDESAYYVFGLDEVEALEEVVEELHRMCLAAADHIVTADRFADLGITDARVAGAVAEAWRRRAELPSLYGRFDLRYDGTGPAKLLEYNADTPTSLVEAASPQWFWMEERFPGADQWNSLHERLVDAWRKQAALLPPGSPLYFAHSSADVLGEDLMTVAYLKETAEQAGLATEWLTVEEIGWDRLSGRFVDNGLRFIRSIFKLYPWEWLTTDRFAGHVLDTLDNGGGTGSTLWIEPAWKMLLSNKALLAILWELFPDHPNLLPAHLDGPRDLASSTGYVAKPLLGREGAGVTIHPPGSAPVVRDEPCCYQQLSPLPDFDGNHVVLGAWTVGDESAGLGIRESAGLITDEYARFLPHVIL, from the coding sequence GTGGAACGCCGCACCATCGAACCCCGCCCCGGCTGGCAGCAGACCGTCGAGGAACAGGGGCTCATCTACCCCCTCACCCTGCCCGAGCCGCTCGAGGCCGACCGGGCGGCGGGCCTCCCCGTCCCCGACGACGCCTGGGTCCCGTACTGGGACGAGAGCGCGTACTACGTCTTCGGCCTCGACGAAGTGGAGGCGCTGGAGGAGGTCGTCGAGGAACTGCACCGCATGTGCCTCGCGGCCGCCGACCACATCGTCACCGCCGACCGCTTCGCCGACCTCGGCATCACCGATGCCCGGGTCGCCGGCGCGGTCGCCGAGGCCTGGCGCCGGCGGGCCGAACTCCCCTCCCTCTACGGCCGTTTCGACCTCCGTTACGACGGCACCGGTCCCGCGAAGCTGCTGGAGTACAACGCCGACACCCCCACCTCCCTGGTGGAGGCCGCCTCACCCCAGTGGTTCTGGATGGAGGAACGGTTCCCCGGCGCCGACCAGTGGAACTCCCTGCACGAACGCCTCGTCGACGCCTGGCGTAAGCAGGCCGCGCTCCTCCCGCCGGGCAGCCCGCTGTACTTCGCCCACTCCTCGGCCGACGTGCTCGGCGAGGACCTCATGACCGTCGCCTACCTCAAGGAGACCGCCGAACAGGCGGGCCTCGCCACCGAGTGGCTCACCGTGGAGGAGATCGGCTGGGACCGGCTCTCCGGCCGCTTCGTCGACAACGGCCTCCGGTTCATCCGCAGCATCTTCAAGCTGTACCCCTGGGAGTGGCTCACCACCGACCGCTTCGCCGGTCATGTCCTCGACACCCTCGACAACGGCGGCGGCACCGGCAGCACCCTGTGGATCGAGCCCGCCTGGAAGATGCTGCTCAGCAACAAGGCCCTGCTGGCGATCCTCTGGGAGCTCTTCCCGGACCACCCCAACCTCCTCCCGGCCCACCTCGACGGCCCCCGCGACCTGGCGTCGTCCACCGGCTACGTGGCCAAACCACTGCTCGGCCGCGAGGGGGCCGGGGTGACGATCCACCCGCCGGGCAGCGCCCCCGTGGTCCGCGACGAACCCTGCTGCTACCAGCAGCTCTCCCCGCTGCCGGACTTCGACGGCAACCATGTGGTCCTCGGCGCCTGGACGGTCGGGGACGAGTCCGCCGGTCTCGGCATCCGCGAGTCGGCGGGCCTGATCACCGACGAGTACGCCCGCTTCCTCCCGCACGTGATCCTCTAG
- a CDS encoding glycine hydroxymethyltransferase — translation MPTEPLSTASTAFRSALDVIRAVEPRVADAISQEVADQREMLKLIASENYASPATLLAMGNWFSDKYAEGTVGRRFYAGCRNVDTVESLAAEHAKELFGARHAYVQPHSGIDANLVAFWSVLAQRVEVPALEKAGVRQVNDLSDGDWAELRRAFGNQRMLGMSLDAGGHLTHGFRPNISGKMFDQRSYGTDPATGLIDYEALRTSAREFKPLIIVAGYSAYPRLVNFRIMREIADEVGATLMVDMAHFAGLVAGKVLTGDFDPVPHAQIVTTTTHKSLRGPRGGMVLCDDSLKDQVDRGCPMVLGGPLPHVMAAKAVALAEARQPAFQDYAQRIVDNSRALAEGLMSRGATLVTGGSDNHLNLIDVAASYGLTGRQAEAALLESGIVTNRNSIPADPNGAWYTSGIRIGTPALTTRGLGTAEMDEVAALIDRVLTTTEPGTTSKGAPSKAQHILDAKVADEISRRATDLVAGFPLYPEIDLG, via the coding sequence ATGCCCACCGAGCCCCTCTCCACCGCTTCCACCGCCTTCCGCTCCGCCCTCGACGTGATCCGCGCCGTCGAGCCGCGCGTCGCCGACGCCATCAGCCAGGAGGTCGCCGACCAGCGCGAGATGCTCAAGCTGATCGCCTCCGAGAACTACGCCTCCCCGGCCACCCTCCTGGCGATGGGCAACTGGTTCAGCGACAAGTACGCCGAGGGCACCGTCGGCCGCCGCTTCTACGCCGGCTGCCGCAACGTCGACACCGTCGAGTCGCTGGCCGCCGAACACGCCAAGGAGCTTTTCGGCGCCCGCCACGCCTACGTCCAGCCGCACTCCGGCATCGACGCCAACCTGGTCGCCTTCTGGTCCGTGCTCGCCCAGCGCGTCGAGGTCCCCGCTCTGGAGAAAGCCGGCGTCCGCCAGGTCAACGACCTCTCCGACGGGGACTGGGCCGAGCTGCGCCGCGCCTTCGGCAACCAGCGCATGCTCGGCATGTCCCTGGACGCCGGCGGCCACCTCACCCACGGCTTCCGCCCGAACATCTCAGGAAAGATGTTCGACCAGCGCTCCTACGGCACCGACCCGGCCACCGGCCTCATCGACTACGAGGCCCTGCGCACCTCCGCCCGCGAGTTCAAGCCGCTGATCATCGTCGCCGGGTACTCCGCGTACCCCCGTCTGGTGAACTTCCGGATCATGCGCGAGATCGCCGACGAGGTCGGTGCCACGCTCATGGTCGACATGGCGCACTTCGCCGGTCTCGTCGCCGGCAAGGTCCTCACCGGCGACTTCGACCCGGTGCCGCACGCCCAGATCGTCACCACCACCACCCACAAGTCGCTGCGCGGCCCGCGCGGCGGCATGGTCCTGTGCGACGACTCCCTCAAGGATCAGGTCGACCGCGGCTGCCCGATGGTTCTGGGCGGCCCGCTCCCGCACGTCATGGCCGCCAAGGCGGTCGCCCTGGCGGAGGCCCGGCAGCCCGCCTTCCAGGACTACGCCCAGCGCATCGTGGACAACTCCCGCGCCCTCGCCGAGGGCCTGATGAGCCGCGGCGCCACCCTGGTCACCGGCGGCAGTGACAACCACCTCAACCTGATCGACGTCGCCGCCTCCTACGGCCTCACCGGCCGGCAGGCCGAGGCCGCCCTGCTCGAGTCGGGCATCGTCACCAACCGCAACTCCATCCCGGCCGACCCGAACGGCGCCTGGTACACCTCCGGCATCCGCATCGGCACCCCCGCACTGACCACGCGCGGCCTGGGCACCGCCGAGATGGACGAGGTCGCCGCCCTCATCGACCGCGTACTGACCACCACGGAGCCCGGCACCACCAGCAAGGGTGCCCCCTCCAAGGCCCAGCACATCC